From one Maniola jurtina chromosome 5, ilManJurt1.1, whole genome shotgun sequence genomic stretch:
- the LOC123865299 gene encoding GMP reductase 1-like: MPNIINEVKLDFKDVLLRPKRSTLKSRNDVDLFREITFRNSGQTYRGVPVMASNMDTVGTFEMAKELSKHGLFTCIHKYYSIEDWKKFAEENPACLEQMAASSGTGEADFDRLSEILNSVKDLKFICLDVANGYSQHFVEYLRKVRAAFPSHTIIAGNVVTGEMVEELILSGADIIKVGIGPGSVCTTRIKTGVGYPQLSAVIECADAAHGLKGHIISDGGCTCPGDVAKAFGAGADFVMAGGMFAGHDQCGGEVVTKPDGKKVKLFYGMSSSTAMMKHSGKVADYRSSEGKTVEVAYKGDVDATVKDILGGLRSACTYVGAARLRELPRRATFIRCCRQVNDVFS; encoded by the exons GTGGATCTATTCCGAGAAATTACATTCCGCAATTCCGGGCAGACGTACCGGGGAGTCCCCGTCATGGCGAGCAACATGGACACCGTCGGGACTTTCGAAATGGCCAAAGAGCTGTCTAAG CACGGGTTATTCACATGCATACACAAGTACTACAGTATAGAAGATTGGAAGAAGTTTGCAGAAGAGAATCCTGCTTGTTTAGAACAAATGG ccGCCAGTTCAGGCACCGGCGAGGCAGACTTCGACCGTCTGTCCGAAATCCTCAACAGCGTCAAAGACCTCAAGTTCATCTGCCTCGACGTCGCCAACGGCTACTCTCAACACTTCGTTGAGTATCTTAGGAAAGTACGGGCTGCATTCCCTTCACATACCATTATT GCTGGTAATGTGGTGACAGGAGAAATGGTAGAAGAATTAATATTATCAGGAGCTGACATTATTAAG GTGGGAATAGGTCCAGGGTCGGTCTGCACGACGAGAATTAAGACTGGTGTGGGGTATCCACAACTGTCAGCCGTCATTGAATGTGCTGATGCTGCGCATGGGTTGAAGGGGCATATTATTTCG GATGGTGGCTGCACATGTCCTGGAGACGTAGCCAAGGCTTTCGGCGCCGGCGCAGACTTCGTGATGGCCGGGGGCATGTTTGCGGGTCACGACCAGTGCGGCGGCGAGGTGGTCACCAAGCCAGATGGCAAGAAGGTCAAGCTGTTTTATGGCATGTCTTCTTCCACGGCCATGATGAAGCATTCGGGCAAAGTCGCGGATTATAGGTCTTCTGAAG GTAAAACAGTAGAAGTAGCCTACAAGGGTGACGTGGACGCGACAGTCAAGGACATCCTCGGCGGCCTCAGGTCGGCGTGCACGTACGTCGGCGCGGCGCGGCTGCGGGAACTGCCGCGGAGGGCCACCTTCATCAGATGCTGTAGACAAGTCAACGATGTGTTCTCGTAA
- the LOC123865293 gene encoding uncharacterized protein LOC123865293 — protein sequence MFTIKRAILILILQFTTIQMYRHYKPLAAKIWSERCQKNSMVLNDCNWCRCNARQEYDCKARVCEEIDMFGHFKDAIQEIDVGMEGHGSWRSRPLACNPGVHYRRGAVLCVCDEDGNWPNPVCRDLFQILHSVELTGQTRLSKNDSCSPTKLYLVGCNVCFCPSSGYLDPQMCTNKECQEDDPVIEAPVTNTTANNNNDTEENMEIYAMCNPKFEYEIGCRNCVCLTNNRLLCGNCSIATDQYPVSLSERSKKITANKNEPGGSSKSGKLNEFIKPKKSGKPNKSGKPKKPNSICRGKKPFIIFKVGCNLCHCGRQLKMFCTVKKCVDKSKKLQSSFDIDNIEWSRTDYKEVAEPPDDESCLPGTIFKRDCNYCQCSKVVNGMKQFVCTLKFCRGESAIKKLEPRKVIERQKNNCVLGTFYQEFCKLCYCFIKDKIKYQICRLHVKCVRDGGDDLKRITLQGNIFEDVKALNGFCEPMRRYKNDCNVCRCLADGKTVECTSKICALRSDDLLVDIVPVVIKNGEVCPKGHSYKLDCNLCFCLSNGNAICTTADCSKQNKVIM from the exons atgtttacaataaaaAGAGCGATACTTATtcttattttacaatttactaCTATACAAATGTACAGACATTATAAAC CATTGGCTGCGAAGATATGGAGCGAGCGATGTCAGAAAAATTCAATGGTATTGAATGATTGTAACTGGTGTCGATGCAACGCCAGACAGGAGTATGACTGCAAAGCTAGAGTTTGCGAAGAAATCGATATGTTCGGACATTTTAAAG ATGCCATCCAAGAAATAGACGTAGGCATGGAAGGGCATGGATCATGGCGATCCAGACCTCTAGCGTGCAATCCAGGAGTACACTACCGGCGAGGAGCCGTACTGTGCGTTTGCGATGAAGATGGCAACTGGCCTAATCCAGTCTGCAGAGACCTCTTCCAGATCCTCCACTCTGTTGAACTGACAGGACAAACTCGACTTTCAAAAAACGACTCTTGCTCTCCTACTAAATTGTACTTAGTCGGTTGCAATGTCTGCTTTTGTCCTTCATCCGGTTATTTGGACCCACAAATGTGTACTAATAAGGAATGCCAAGAAGACGATCCAGTTATAGAAGCACCTGTGACGAATACCactgcaaataataataacgaCACTGAAGAAAATATGGAAATTTACGCAATGTGTAATCCCAAATTTGAATACGAAATTGGTTGcagaaattgtgtctgtcttaCGAATAACAGACTGCTTTGTGGAAATTGCTCAATTGCAACAGATCAATATCCAGTTTCTTTAAGCGAGCGTTCGAAAAAAATAACTGCTAATAAAAATGAACCTGGTGGATCCAGTAAATCTGGCAAACTTAACGAATTTATCAAACCTAAAAAATCTGGCAAACCTAATAAATCTGGGAAACCCAAAAAACCAAACAGTATCTGCCGTGGAAAAAAaccattcattatttttaaagttgGCTGCAACCTGTGTCACTGCGGCAGgcaattgaaaatgttttgcACTGTTAAAAAATGTGTCgataaaagtaaaaaactcCAATCTTCGTTTGACATAGACAATATAGAATGGAGTCGAACAGATTATAAAGAAGTAGCAGAACCACCAGATGATGAAAGCTGTTTACCTGGCACTATATTTAAAAGGGATTGCAATTATTGTCAATGCAGCAAAGTTGTAAACGGTATGAAACAGTTCGTTTGCACTCTCAAATTTTGTAGAGGGGAGAGTGCTATTAAAAAATTGGAACCCAGGAAAGTAATTgaaagacaaaaaaataattgcgtTCTAGGAACCTTCTATCAGGAGTTCTGTAAGTTATGTTATTGCTTCatcaaagataaaataaaatatcaaatatgTCGATTACATGTAAAATGTGTAAGAGATGGTGGTGATGATTTAAAGCGTATAACACTGCAAGGTAATATTTTCGAAGACGTGAAAGCATTGAACGGCTTTTGTGAACCAATGCGTAGATATAAGAATGATTGTAACGTTTGTCGATGTTTAGCCGATGGGAAGACTGTGGAATGTACTTCTAAGATTTGTGCATTAAGATCGGATGATCTCTTAGTTGATATCGTGCCAGTGGTTATAAAAAATGGTGAGGTTTGTCCTAAAGGGCATTCTTATAAGTTAGATTGTAATCTCTGCTTCTGTTTATCGAACGGCAATGCAATTTGTACAACTGCCGACTGTTCTAAGCAAAATAaagttattatgtaa